The Liquorilactobacillus nagelii DSM 13675 DNA window TTATTCAGCAGAATATTCTGACTGCAAAGATGCAGATTTAGTTGTTATCACTGCTGGCGCACCTCAAAAACCAGGTGAAACTCGTCTTGACTTGGTTAACAAAAATTTGAAGATTCTTTCAAGTATTGTTAAACCAGTTGTTGAATCAGGTTTCAACGGTATTTTCTTGGTTGCCGCTAACCCAGTTGATATTTTAACATATGCAACTTGGAAATTCTCTGGTTTTCCAAAGAATCGGGTTATTGGTTCTGGTACTTCTCTGGATACTTCTCGTTTGCGCGTTGCTTTAGGTGAATTGATGGGTGTCCACGATCCTCGTTCGGTCCATGCATATATTATGGGTGAACATGGTGATTCTGAGTTTGCTGCTTATTCAGCTGCAACTGTTGGTGGTCTTCCAATTCTTGACTGGGCTAAAGCAAATGGCGTTACCAAAGAACAATTAGCTAAAGTTGAAGACGATGTTCGTAACAAAGCTTATGTTATCATCAGTAAAAAAGGTGCTACCTTCTATGGTGTTGCAACAGCTTTAGCTCGTATTTCAAAAGCTATTTTACGTGATGAAGATGCTGTTCTTCCTGTTTCAGCATACATGGATGGTCAGTATGGTTTGAACGATATTTATATTGGAACACCAGCTGTTGTTAATGGTAACGGTCTTGATCGAATTCTTGAAGTTCCATTAAGTGCTGAAGAAGAAAAGAAAATGACTGATTCTGCCAAAACCTTGAAACAGGTTTTAAACGACGGTTTGAATAATCTGAAAAAATAATTAATTTTTAATTGTTTTTCTGAAGAACCAAACAATTATTTTGTTTGGTTCTTTTTGTTGTGGTAAAAAATTGTTTTAATCAAAAACTCAATCAGTTTTATTTGTTTTCAATAATTTTCTTGAGATAATTTTATTAAATCCTCTCTCCTTTTTAAAGCCAAAATATGCTAAGATTAATTAGAATGTTTTAATCATGGAGGAGATAAACAAATGCTATTTAAGTCATTAATCAAACCTAAAGACGAACTAACAACTGTTCGAGAAGATATTACTCTCGAAAAAGCATTAGAAACCCTGGAAAAATCTGGCTTTCGCTGTGTGCCGATTCTTGATAAAACTGGTCAGATTTTCCGCGGTAACATTTACAAAATGCATATTTACCGACATAAGTCACGTGGTGGAGATATGCAACTGCCAGTAACTTATTTATTAAAGAATGCTACCAAGTTTGTTTCTTTAGACTCAGCCTTTTTTAAAGTTTTTTTCACAATTAAGGATCTACCTTATATTACTGTCCTAGATGAACATAACTTTTTTTACGGCATTTTGACTCATTCGAGCCTGTTAAACATGTTATCACAATCTTGGAATGTCAATGTAGGTAGTTATGTTTTAACTGTTCTATCATTGGGTGAACGTGGTGACTTAGTTGATATGGCTAAAATTATCACGAAGTACACTTCAATTGCTAGTTGTATCACCTTAGATGTCCAAGCACAAAGTTTAGTCCATCGAGTATTATTTACTTTGCCATCAGGTGTCGACCCAGAACGATTAAAGCGAATTGTAGCGAGTCTTGAACGCAAAAGTTTTAAAGTTGTTGAAATTGAAGATCTTAATTCTTAAAGTTTTTGTTTTTTATACAAATATCCCACTGCTTTTTGAGATTTATTTCTCAAAACAGTGGGATATTTATTTTTATGTGGCATTGTGCAACTAATTTTTATGTATATCAGTCAGCCCTAAGCTGACACATACAGCTTGATCAATCTGCTGCATTTTTTGATTGGTAATATGAGTTATTTTGTCTTGGAGACGTTGTTTATCAATCGTGCGAATTTGCTCCAAAAGTACAACTGAATCTCGTTCAATACCAACTTTTTCTGCCTTTAAACCAACGTGTGTTGGCATCTTT harbors:
- a CDS encoding L-lactate dehydrogenase, whose translation is MSKTQNHQKVILVGDGAVGSSFAYAMALQGVAEEFGIVDVVKERTEGDALDLADATALSYPKKIYSAEYSDCKDADLVVITAGAPQKPGETRLDLVNKNLKILSSIVKPVVESGFNGIFLVAANPVDILTYATWKFSGFPKNRVIGSGTSLDTSRLRVALGELMGVHDPRSVHAYIMGEHGDSEFAAYSAATVGGLPILDWAKANGVTKEQLAKVEDDVRNKAYVIISKKGATFYGVATALARISKAILRDEDAVLPVSAYMDGQYGLNDIYIGTPAVVNGNGLDRILEVPLSAEEEKKMTDSAKTLKQVLNDGLNNLKK
- the cbpA gene encoding cyclic di-AMP binding protein CbpA; translation: MLFKSLIKPKDELTTVREDITLEKALETLEKSGFRCVPILDKTGQIFRGNIYKMHIYRHKSRGGDMQLPVTYLLKNATKFVSLDSAFFKVFFTIKDLPYITVLDEHNFFYGILTHSSLLNMLSQSWNVNVGSYVLTVLSLGERGDLVDMAKIITKYTSIASCITLDVQAQSLVHRVLFTLPSGVDPERLKRIVASLERKSFKVVEIEDLNS
- a CDS encoding type II toxin-antitoxin system PemK/MazF family toxin; this translates as MTVKEVKRGDIFFADLSPVVGSEQGGKRPVLIIQNNIGNRYSPTVVIAAITAQIQKPKMPTHVGLKAEKVGIERDSVVLLEQIRTIDKQRLQDKITHITNQKMQQIDQAVCVSLGLTDIHKN